A genomic window from Vigna radiata var. radiata cultivar VC1973A unplaced genomic scaffold, Vradiata_ver6 scaffold_685, whole genome shotgun sequence includes:
- the LOC106754731 gene encoding methylecgonone reductase-like: MEATKIPEVILNSGKKMPVIGLGTASVPLPPHETLTSILINAFKVGYRHFDTASLYGSEEPVGKAVEKALELGLVKSRDEVFITSKLWSSDAHPDLVVPALKTSLQKLGLQYVDLYLIHWPLRFKPEARGQADILKENVMPSFDMKGIWEAMEECYRLGLAKSVGVSNFGIKKLNQLLENATIPPAVNQVEMSPSWQQGKLREFCKQ, encoded by the exons ATGGAAGCAACAAAAATCCCAGAAGTGATACTAAACTCAGGGAAAAAGATGCCAGTCATAGGCCTTGGAACCGCATCAGTTCCTCTTCCACCACATGAAACTCTCACCTCCATACTTATTAATGCCTTTAAGGTTGGCTACAGACATTTTGATACTGCTTCTTTGTATGGAAGTGAAGAGCCTGTAGGCAAAGCTGTGGAAAAGGCTTTGGAGCTAGGCCTTGTAAAGAGCAGAGATGAAGTATTCATCACTTCAAAACTATGGTCATCTGATGCTCACCCTGACCTTGTTGTTCCAGCTCTCAAGACCTCACTGCA GAAGTTGGGGTTGCAGTATGTAGATCTGTATTTGATTCATTGGCCACTGAGGTTTAAACCTGAAGCCAGAGGGCAAGCTGATATATTAAAGGAGAATGTGATGCCCTCCTTTGACATGAAAGGAATATGGGAAGCTATGGAAGAATGTTACAGATTAGGCTTAGCAAAGTCTGTTGGTGTCAGCAATTTTGGCATAAAAAAGCTCAACCAGCTCTTGGAAAATGCAACCATTCCTCCTGCTGTCAATCAG GTGGAAATGAGTCCCTCATGGCAGCAGGGTAAACTCAGAGAATTTTGCAAACAG